In the Palaeococcus pacificus DY20341 genome, one interval contains:
- a CDS encoding aldehyde ferredoxin oxidoreductase family protein, whose product MFGYTGKLIDVDLSKEKVNVVEIEEEALKKFYGGRGLGVYLLWKELGKNWEDIDPLGEENILLILTGPLTGYYPGIKTAVLSKSPESNGVVGSVLSSEVGLELKTSGYDGIIIRGKAKSPVYLLVNDDSIEIRDASKYWGMGGVELHKTLLKEVHDELRRKEKLRGVPKEPAMMYIGKGGENKVRFASIMAKLMHAAGYGGYGAVMGSKNLKAILVKGSKALPEVYDKEKVKAMIREFWNDLFTLTTFREWGTGAGGYSVGKDRSSEPIKNWQEEYHNNDEISVVNFENRAWVKKYWADYGCPVNCMKISYLRYGPYKGSITDAPDYELMAYMGTNLGIFEPEKIVYLSYLVDELGLDGINAGNILGFAAELYQRGILTKEDLGFELKWGDEKAFARLLDLIVERKGIGEVLAEGTYRAALKISEMKGVDVLKYAVHVKGIGVGAHGVRSDLDYTKDISYAVSVQGGDHTATAGLPARSYEGELVNTFYDSAVICMFTTKPGFERILEFGNAVTGFSLTAEKWLNEVGLRIIHLQRILLLLGGPDAYWDPRKDDDNPPRFYEPLPSGIAKGKAPRREEIKQKAEQYYEEVGYDENGIPKEEVLEELGLGDAKRAVEKIKKRLGV is encoded by the coding sequence ATGTTCGGATACACGGGGAAGCTCATAGATGTTGATTTGAGTAAAGAGAAAGTAAATGTTGTTGAGATTGAGGAGGAAGCTCTTAAGAAGTTCTATGGTGGCCGGGGACTAGGGGTCTACCTGCTCTGGAAGGAGCTTGGCAAAAATTGGGAGGATATTGACCCACTCGGCGAAGAGAATATCCTATTAATTCTCACAGGCCCACTGACGGGTTATTATCCGGGCATAAAGACAGCTGTCCTCTCAAAGTCTCCTGAGAGCAATGGTGTGGTAGGGAGTGTTTTAAGCAGCGAAGTAGGCCTTGAGTTAAAGACTTCAGGCTACGATGGGATAATAATTCGTGGAAAAGCAAAATCTCCTGTATATCTGTTGGTAAACGACGACAGCATTGAGATAAGGGATGCAAGTAAATACTGGGGAATGGGGGGAGTTGAGCTCCATAAAACCCTCCTAAAGGAAGTTCACGATGAGCTTAGAAGAAAGGAGAAACTTAGGGGAGTCCCAAAAGAGCCTGCAATGATGTATATTGGAAAAGGAGGCGAGAATAAAGTCAGGTTTGCTTCGATAATGGCTAAACTAATGCATGCTGCGGGCTATGGGGGCTACGGCGCGGTTATGGGAAGCAAGAACTTGAAGGCGATTCTCGTTAAGGGAAGCAAAGCTTTGCCCGAGGTTTACGACAAGGAGAAAGTTAAGGCCATGATTAGGGAGTTTTGGAATGATCTTTTCACGTTGACGACTTTTAGGGAGTGGGGCACTGGTGCTGGTGGCTATAGCGTTGGTAAAGACCGCTCAAGTGAGCCTATAAAGAACTGGCAAGAGGAGTATCACAATAATGACGAGATAAGTGTTGTTAACTTTGAGAACAGAGCATGGGTAAAGAAGTATTGGGCGGACTATGGGTGTCCTGTTAACTGCATGAAGATTTCTTACCTTAGGTATGGTCCCTATAAGGGCTCAATCACAGATGCTCCCGACTACGAGCTCATGGCATACATGGGAACGAATTTAGGAATTTTCGAGCCTGAAAAGATCGTCTATCTCTCATATCTAGTGGATGAACTGGGCTTAGATGGGATAAATGCTGGAAACATCTTGGGATTTGCAGCTGAGCTCTACCAAAGGGGCATTCTCACAAAGGAAGACCTTGGCTTTGAGCTGAAATGGGGAGATGAGAAAGCCTTTGCGAGGCTCCTTGACCTCATTGTGGAAAGGAAGGGCATTGGAGAGGTTCTAGCGGAAGGAACATACAGAGCAGCTTTAAAGATAAGCGAAATGAAGGGTGTTGATGTCCTTAAATATGCTGTTCACGTCAAAGGCATTGGCGTTGGAGCTCACGGGGTTAGGAGCGACCTCGACTATACCAAGGATATAAGCTATGCCGTTTCAGTGCAAGGAGGAGACCACACGGCAACGGCAGGACTTCCAGCGAGGAGCTATGAGGGCGAGCTCGTTAACACTTTCTATGACTCCGCTGTAATATGTATGTTCACAACAAAGCCAGGATTCGAGCGCATCTTGGAGTTTGGAAATGCAGTTACAGGCTTTAGCTTAACGGCCGAAAAGTGGCTTAACGAGGTCGGCCTTAGAATAATCCACCTCCAGAGGATACTCCTTCTCCTTGGAGGGCCAGATGCGTATTGGGATCCAAGAAAGGATGATGACAATCCGCCGAGGTTCTACGAACCACTTCCAAGCGGCATTGCAAAAGGCAAAGCCCCACGGAGAGAGGAGATTAAGCAGAAAGCTGAACAATACTATGAAGAAGTTGGTTACGATGAGAACGGCATTCCAAAGGAGGAGGTTCTGGAAGAGCTTGGTTTAGGAGATGCGAAAAGAGCGGTTGAGAAAATAAAGAAGCGTTTAGGCGTTTAA